In Halalkalibaculum roseum, a single window of DNA contains:
- the rho gene encoding transcription termination factor Rho, with protein sequence MGRSRNKKNKNRKNKSNKNVFVPRFHENQNVRVAGRYRGVTEINEKNYGFARKIDHEFSYEPRDPFLKPDEVKHHDLRPGLVIEGEYEEDENGHRHIHSVEKINDKDPIHWQKATRFELQTPIMPNEQIKLGHNAEDYEMRVIDLVAPIGKGQRALIVAPPRTGKTVLLKKMAESVCEHYPDIHTSVLLVDERPEEVTDFLRTTKAEVFASSNDKPTTSHLRVTEMALGYVKRKAEMGEDAVLLIDSLTRLGRAYNAAQSNSGRTLSGGLDIRALEIPKKIFGSARKIEGGGSLTIIATCLIETNSRMDDLIFEEFKGTGNMELVLDRELANDRIFPAINIGSSGTRNEEKFIEDSLEERNMVRRYLLKKSPKESMTSLLKVLKNTESNEELLNQIAAMV encoded by the coding sequence ATGGGACGTTCAAGAAACAAGAAGAATAAAAACAGGAAGAACAAAAGTAACAAAAACGTATTTGTACCACGTTTTCACGAAAATCAAAATGTTCGTGTGGCGGGACGATACCGTGGTGTTACCGAAATCAATGAGAAAAACTACGGCTTTGCCCGAAAAATTGATCACGAGTTCAGTTATGAGCCGCGCGATCCATTTCTAAAACCGGATGAGGTGAAGCATCATGACCTGCGTCCGGGACTGGTTATTGAAGGAGAATACGAGGAAGACGAGAACGGGCATCGTCATATACACTCCGTAGAGAAAATTAACGATAAAGATCCCATCCACTGGCAAAAAGCCACCCGTTTTGAGCTTCAGACTCCCATCATGCCCAACGAGCAGATCAAGCTGGGCCATAATGCGGAAGATTATGAGATGAGAGTAATCGACCTCGTGGCACCTATAGGAAAAGGCCAACGGGCACTGATTGTAGCTCCTCCCCGTACCGGTAAGACTGTTCTCTTGAAAAAAATGGCCGAATCGGTCTGCGAGCACTATCCTGATATTCACACCAGCGTGTTGTTGGTTGATGAGCGTCCTGAAGAGGTCACCGACTTCCTGCGAACAACCAAGGCTGAGGTATTTGCATCTTCCAACGACAAGCCTACCACCAGCCACCTGCGTGTTACCGAGATGGCACTGGGCTACGTAAAGCGTAAGGCCGAGATGGGAGAGGACGCCGTACTTCTGATCGACTCGTTGACCCGTCTGGGCAGAGCCTACAATGCGGCCCAGTCAAACAGCGGACGTACCCTCTCCGGCGGTCTGGATATCCGAGCCCTGGAGATACCCAAGAAGATTTTCGGATCCGCTCGTAAGATTGAAGGAGGAGGTTCACTTACCATTATAGCCACATGCCTGATTGAGACCAATTCCAGGATGGATGATCTCATATTCGAAGAGTTCAAAGGTACCGGTAATATGGAGCTGGTACTCGACAGAGAGCTTGCCAACGATCGTATATTCCCTGCCATAAACATAGGTTCATCGGGTACCCGGAATGAAGAGAAGTTTATTGAAGATTCTCTGGAAGAGCGGAATATGGTACGGCGTTACCTGCTCAAGAAGTCACCCAAAGAGTCCATGACCAGCCTGCTCAAAGTGCTCAAAAACACCGAAAGCAACGAAGAGCTACTCAACCAAATCGCAGCAATGGTTTAA
- the lptB gene encoding LPS export ABC transporter ATP-binding protein translates to MSEQETESTKKLYSKGLTKSYRKRTVVSDVSIDVKQGEIVGLLGPNGAGKTTSFYMFVGLVQPDDGHIFMDDKKLTNMPMYKRARLGVGYLSQEASVFRNLTVRENLESILQFFDFSKKEINQRVDELIEEFGLERVVDNKGYSLSGGERRRTEIARALVTDPKFILLDEPFAGVDPIAVEDIQEIVAQLRHRNIGIFITDHNVHETLAITDRAYLMFEGKILMEGSADKLAEDEEARRLYLGNQFKLDRYS, encoded by the coding sequence ATGAGCGAACAGGAGACAGAGTCCACCAAGAAGCTGTATAGCAAAGGTCTTACCAAAAGCTATCGCAAGCGTACGGTTGTTTCGGATGTTTCTATCGACGTGAAGCAGGGTGAAATTGTCGGACTCCTGGGTCCGAACGGAGCTGGCAAGACTACCTCTTTTTATATGTTTGTAGGTTTGGTTCAGCCGGATGACGGTCACATCTTCATGGATGACAAAAAGCTCACCAACATGCCCATGTACAAGCGGGCGCGTCTCGGCGTTGGATATCTCTCACAGGAAGCCAGTGTTTTCCGAAACCTAACCGTAAGGGAGAACCTGGAGTCTATTCTACAGTTTTTCGATTTCAGCAAAAAAGAGATCAATCAGCGCGTGGATGAGCTCATTGAAGAGTTCGGACTCGAACGTGTGGTTGACAACAAAGGATACAGCTTATCAGGCGGGGAGCGCCGTAGAACCGAAATTGCCCGGGCACTGGTGACGGATCCAAAATTCATACTGCTCGATGAACCCTTTGCAGGCGTTGATCCTATAGCAGTTGAAGACATTCAGGAAATCGTTGCACAGCTGAGGCATCGCAATATCGGGATATTCATCACCGACCATAACGTACACGAAACACTTGCCATCACTGATCGCGCTTACCTGATGTTTGAAGGGAAAATTCTGATGGAAGGATCAGCTGATAAGCTGGCTGAGGATGAGGAGGCCCGCAGATTGTACCTTGGCAACCAGTTTAAACTTGATCGATACAGCTAA
- a CDS encoding type IX secretion system membrane protein PorP/SprF, with product MNRFLYTILVTAVVLSFSSAAYAQQTGDGQVRTGSLYSKVGVGFPIDFGSSAADGMGLNGVSFIEPFVPGLANPAQWGSTGFGLATGGLSLQNFSASSNQGSTSNSTFSADYFQVQLPLKRNKLGVSASLAPLTRSAYQVSETGTRISNDGTGVDTLNYIGVNNSDGGISMLEVGFGWRINNNLSVGYAPSLVFASIDNDFSTRFDDPAFSTVAYTRQTSGIGFGNRFGVLLNASKILKSNDRMSFGAAVSLPVNLDAEKVETSNKRLASGQVQTIEIKDGPSLGDGTIKLPLSVNAGLTYEASRLLSFSTEAIYEKWSQYSNDFNVDGEQLLTDRYKIGMGVRYFPYIIGSNRFLSKFKYRLGASYDTGHIKLEGENIETLMFSIGLGILSPRSRSSVDLSFEYGFRGTESQNLIQENIWGLRLSVNLAELMFFRPKLQ from the coding sequence TTGAACAGATTTTTATACACCATACTAGTTACTGCGGTTGTACTTTCATTTTCTAGTGCAGCCTACGCACAGCAAACAGGAGATGGCCAGGTACGCACTGGTTCACTTTATTCTAAAGTAGGCGTTGGATTCCCGATAGACTTCGGAAGTTCTGCAGCCGATGGAATGGGTCTGAACGGTGTTTCATTTATCGAACCATTTGTACCGGGTCTCGCAAATCCGGCCCAGTGGGGAAGTACCGGCTTCGGACTCGCAACGGGCGGCCTCAGTCTGCAAAATTTCAGCGCAAGCAGTAACCAGGGTAGCACTTCAAACTCTACGTTCTCTGCGGATTATTTTCAGGTACAGCTGCCATTGAAGCGAAACAAACTGGGTGTTTCCGCATCACTGGCACCGCTTACTCGATCTGCTTACCAGGTTTCTGAAACCGGAACACGAATCAGTAACGATGGAACAGGAGTTGATACCCTCAACTATATCGGTGTGAATAACAGTGATGGCGGGATAAGCATGCTGGAAGTCGGATTCGGTTGGAGAATTAACAATAATCTCTCTGTAGGATATGCCCCTTCACTGGTATTTGCTTCTATTGATAATGATTTTTCTACACGATTTGACGATCCTGCATTCTCTACGGTAGCATATACCAGGCAGACCAGCGGTATAGGTTTTGGCAATCGCTTCGGTGTGTTGCTGAATGCATCCAAAATATTGAAGAGTAACGATCGCATGAGCTTTGGGGCAGCTGTCAGCTTACCGGTAAACCTGGATGCAGAAAAAGTCGAAACATCGAATAAAAGACTGGCCAGCGGACAAGTTCAGACTATTGAGATTAAGGACGGTCCCAGCCTTGGTGACGGAACAATCAAGCTTCCGTTGTCTGTAAATGCCGGTTTGACCTACGAGGCAAGTCGCCTGCTCTCCTTCTCTACTGAGGCGATTTACGAGAAATGGTCACAATATTCTAACGATTTCAATGTTGATGGTGAGCAATTATTAACTGACCGTTATAAAATAGGTATGGGAGTTCGATATTTTCCTTACATTATAGGTTCAAATCGGTTCTTATCGAAGTTTAAGTACCGTTTAGGTGCGTCTTACGACACCGGACATATAAAGCTGGAAGGGGAAAATATTGAAACATTAATGTTCTCTATAGGTTTAGGGATACTGTCACCCCGTTCGCGTTCATCGGTCGATTTGAGTTTCGAATACGGTTTCAGGGGCACAGAAAGCCAGAATTTAATACAAGAAAATATTTGGGGATTGCGGCTTTCAGTTAATTTAGCAGAACTAATGTTCTTCCGTCCCAAATTGCAGTAA
- a CDS encoding ATP-dependent Clp protease adaptor ClpS: MLDSFTAVFGNDSGMQEEATPDIDVETLQQEEEDEEQETPWRVILFDDDIHTFDEVINQLIKALGCTEAHAEKLTLKVHNEGKARVFEGSFEECFQVNGTLKEIQLITEIKG; this comes from the coding sequence ATGCTTGATTCGTTTACAGCTGTGTTTGGAAATGATTCCGGCATGCAGGAAGAAGCTACACCTGATATTGATGTTGAAACACTGCAGCAAGAGGAAGAGGATGAGGAGCAGGAGACCCCATGGCGGGTAATTCTCTTTGACGACGACATCCACACTTTCGATGAGGTTATCAATCAGCTTATCAAAGCGCTGGGCTGTACAGAAGCCCACGCCGAAAAGCTTACCTTGAAGGTACATAATGAAGGCAAAGCGAGAGTTTTTGAAGGCAGTTTTGAAGAGTGCTTTCAGGTAAACGGGACGTTAAAAGAAATTCAACTTATCACCGAAATAAAAGGATAA
- the purS gene encoding phosphoribosylformylglycinamidine synthase subunit PurS, with translation MYKATVNVTLRKSILDPQGKAAHHALQNLGMKEIDSVRIGKLIEMDIDAENKERAHEIAENACAQLLANEVMEDYNVTIHENSE, from the coding sequence ATGTACAAAGCAACCGTAAACGTAACATTACGCAAATCCATTTTGGATCCACAAGGTAAAGCCGCCCACCATGCCCTTCAGAATCTGGGTATGAAAGAGATTGACAGCGTTCGGATCGGCAAACTAATTGAAATGGATATTGATGCCGAAAATAAAGAACGTGCTCATGAGATAGCCGAAAATGCCTGTGCACAGCTTCTGGCCAATGAGGTTATGGAAGACTATAACGTCACGATTCACGAAAATTCAGAATAA
- a CDS encoding glycogen/starch synthase — MKVLYAAAEISPFARMTNTADLLRFLPASLQDKGYEIRILLPKYGTINDRRNRLHEVIRLSGIEVEVGDKVEEMGIKVASIPNAKLQVYFLDNDTYFKRKSLFTKPDSNEHYEDNDERIVFYNKGVLETVMKLGWKPDIIHCHDWPSGLIPFLVKQSYKDVDLFKETELVYNIHHPENFGIFDESILDLISVPDSVDRSELVNDGKVDLRHLGMLFSDHVVTGNQIKDQLDDELKGLGIEATRIQGSPEMVSDKFADYYEEIAGVDEDEEE; from the coding sequence ATGAAAGTTTTATACGCTGCTGCCGAAATATCTCCATTCGCCCGTATGACCAACACCGCGGATCTCCTGCGTTTTTTGCCGGCCTCTTTACAGGATAAAGGCTATGAAATACGAATACTATTGCCCAAGTATGGTACCATAAACGACCGTAGGAATAGGTTACATGAAGTGATCAGGCTTTCGGGTATCGAGGTGGAAGTAGGCGATAAAGTAGAGGAGATGGGCATCAAAGTCGCCAGCATTCCCAATGCCAAGCTGCAGGTATACTTTCTGGATAATGATACCTATTTCAAAAGAAAGTCCCTTTTTACCAAGCCGGACTCCAATGAGCACTACGAAGATAACGACGAGCGAATTGTTTTCTACAATAAAGGGGTGCTTGAAACAGTTATGAAGCTTGGTTGGAAACCGGATATCATCCATTGCCACGATTGGCCTTCCGGATTGATTCCGTTTCTGGTAAAGCAGTCTTATAAGGATGTGGATTTGTTTAAGGAGACCGAGTTGGTCTACAATATCCACCACCCTGAAAATTTCGGCATTTTTGATGAAAGCATACTGGATTTAATTTCAGTACCCGATTCTGTTGACCGTTCCGAGCTGGTAAATGACGGTAAGGTGGATCTTCGACACCTCGGCATGCTTTTCAGTGATCATGTTGTTACCGGGAACCAGATTAAAGATCAACTGGATGACGAACTGAAGGGGCTGGGTATTGAAGCAACCAGAATACAGGGTTCTCCTGAAATGGTATCCGACAAGTTCGCCGACTATTATGAAGAGATAGCCGGTGTTGATGAAGATGAAGAAGAATAA
- the purQ gene encoding phosphoribosylformylglycinamidine synthase subunit PurQ: MSATFGVIVFPGSNCDHDAYHALAHVMNAKAKFLWHKDTDLSGIDFLLIPGGFSYGDYLRSGAIARFSPVMQEVTQFALSGGPVLGICNGFQILLEAGLLPGAMLHNENLRFICKQVHLRCESTDTMFTRSLESGQVIQVPVAHGEGNYFTDEDTLKKLRDNDQIIFRYSDAKGKVSEEANINGSIDNIAGICNKERNVMGMMPHPERAVEKQLGSDDGKLIFESILNELAVA; encoded by the coding sequence GTGTCAGCAACATTTGGAGTAATTGTATTTCCCGGTTCAAACTGCGACCATGATGCCTATCATGCACTCGCTCATGTGATGAATGCAAAAGCAAAATTCCTCTGGCATAAGGATACCGATTTATCGGGTATTGATTTCCTGTTGATTCCGGGTGGATTTTCTTACGGCGACTACCTTCGCTCAGGCGCCATTGCCCGCTTTTCACCGGTGATGCAGGAAGTTACACAGTTTGCGCTGAGCGGCGGGCCCGTACTGGGCATCTGCAATGGATTTCAGATTCTTCTGGAAGCCGGTCTATTGCCCGGTGCCATGCTACACAATGAAAACCTTCGCTTCATCTGCAAACAGGTTCATTTGCGCTGCGAATCTACCGATACCATGTTTACCCGTTCCCTGGAATCCGGTCAAGTGATTCAGGTTCCTGTTGCCCATGGTGAAGGCAATTACTTTACTGATGAAGATACCCTCAAGAAGCTCCGGGATAACGACCAGATTATCTTCCGCTATAGCGATGCTAAAGGCAAGGTAAGCGAAGAAGCCAACATCAATGGCTCCATCGACAATATCGCCGGCATCTGCAATAAAGAGCGCAATGTCATGGGTATGATGCCTCACCCGGAACGTGCCGTGGAGAAACAACTGGGATCAGATGACGGCAAGCTGATATTTGAATCCATTCTCAACGAACTGGCCGTTGCCTGA
- a CDS encoding rhodanese-like domain-containing protein, translated as MQEITVQELKDKIDNSEDVFVLDVREPFEQYQSKLDYEKSKLIPVGELSSRIEEIESHKNSEIVCLCRSGGRSARACQMLKREGFENVKNLKGGINDWARQIDNSLPVY; from the coding sequence ATGCAGGAAATTACGGTACAGGAACTAAAAGATAAGATCGACAATAGTGAGGATGTCTTTGTATTGGATGTCCGCGAACCTTTTGAACAGTATCAGTCGAAACTGGATTATGAGAAATCAAAACTGATACCTGTGGGAGAGCTGAGCAGCCGAATAGAAGAGATTGAGTCTCACAAAAATTCCGAGATCGTCTGCTTGTGCCGCAGCGGCGGGAGAAGCGCGAGGGCTTGCCAAATGTTGAAGAGAGAAGGCTTTGAGAACGTTAAAAATCTCAAGGGCGGCATCAACGACTGGGCACGCCAGATTGATAATAGCCTACCGGTGTACTAG
- the miaA gene encoding tRNA (adenosine(37)-N6)-dimethylallyltransferase MiaA: MRILLIGPTAVGKTSVSLDLAEQLDAEIISADSRQCYKYMNIGTATPSQEELNRIPHYNISIIDPSVKDSAADYYDRAMNWEQEIKAKGKHILYSGGSTLHQQCIIKPFDDIPDANEKHIAELEQRIDEEGLESLFAQLQEVDPEYAAGMDGMNPQRIVRALDVWMQTGKPFSSFHSDDDHFELPPDTYVFGLRRDRENLYRRINQRVDLMFEKGFLNEVRSILDMGYSLEDPGLNTVGYKEAIAHLQGKLNRKSMITDMKTQTRRYAKRQITWFKRWNFVQWINLDETNNAGAVEKVLQHLAAKSNKD, from the coding sequence GTGCGTATTCTCCTGATAGGTCCGACAGCCGTCGGTAAAACATCCGTTTCGCTCGATCTTGCTGAACAACTGGATGCAGAAATTATATCTGCAGACTCCCGACAGTGCTACAAATATATGAATATCGGGACCGCTACCCCTTCGCAGGAAGAACTGAATAGGATACCGCACTACAATATCTCAATTATCGATCCTTCAGTGAAAGACAGCGCCGCCGACTACTACGACCGGGCAATGAACTGGGAACAGGAGATCAAAGCTAAAGGGAAACACATTCTCTATTCCGGTGGAAGTACCCTGCACCAGCAATGCATCATCAAGCCTTTTGACGATATCCCGGACGCCAATGAAAAACATATAGCAGAACTGGAGCAGCGTATAGACGAAGAAGGACTTGAGTCGTTGTTCGCACAGCTACAGGAGGTGGACCCCGAATATGCCGCAGGGATGGACGGGATGAATCCCCAGCGCATCGTTCGTGCTCTGGATGTGTGGATGCAAACAGGCAAGCCGTTTAGCTCTTTTCACAGCGATGACGATCATTTTGAATTGCCGCCTGACACCTATGTTTTCGGGTTGCGACGTGACCGGGAAAATCTCTACCGGCGCATTAATCAACGTGTGGATCTTATGTTTGAAAAGGGATTTCTCAATGAAGTACGCTCAATACTCGATATGGGATACTCATTAGAGGATCCCGGCTTGAATACCGTCGGCTACAAAGAAGCCATTGCTCATCTGCAGGGCAAACTTAACCGAAAGAGTATGATCACTGATATGAAGACCCAGACCCGCAGATATGCCAAACGCCAGATCACCTGGTTCAAGCGTTGGAACTTCGTGCAGTGGATCAACCTCGACGAAACGAATAATGCAGGAGCTGTAGAAAAAGTACTTCAACATTTAGCAGCTAAGTCAAATAAAGATTAA
- a CDS encoding phosphosulfolactate synthase — protein MAFKLNHLPKRTEKPREKGMTLVLDKGLSVRQVEDICESSSGYMDIVKLGWGTSYVTQNLEDKLAVYANANIPVYFGGTLFEAYVLRDQLDAYMKLLDRFNIRHAEVSNGTIWLSDKRKIEIISEMSKHFTILSEIGSKNPNDIIPPYKWVKMIQNELEAGAWKIICEARESGTVGVFRPNGEVRSGLIDEIADQISVDNLIFETPQKEQQVWFIKKFGSNVNLGNVQPTEVIPVETLRLGLRSDTLFDFYSFDDGEMDQLYADKDEEESEE, from the coding sequence ATGGCTTTTAAGCTCAATCATCTTCCCAAACGTACTGAAAAACCCAGAGAAAAAGGCATGACGCTGGTCCTTGATAAAGGTTTAAGTGTCAGGCAAGTGGAAGATATTTGTGAGTCCAGCTCGGGATATATGGACATTGTTAAGCTGGGATGGGGAACCAGCTATGTAACGCAGAATCTTGAAGACAAGCTCGCCGTCTATGCCAACGCCAATATCCCGGTATATTTCGGTGGTACACTATTCGAAGCTTATGTGTTGCGCGACCAGCTCGATGCCTATATGAAGCTGCTCGATCGCTTCAACATCCGGCATGCCGAAGTATCAAACGGAACCATCTGGCTTTCCGACAAGCGCAAAATTGAGATCATCAGTGAAATGAGCAAACATTTCACTATCCTTTCCGAGATCGGCAGTAAAAATCCAAATGACATCATTCCGCCCTACAAATGGGTCAAAATGATTCAGAACGAACTCGAAGCCGGTGCCTGGAAGATTATCTGTGAGGCACGCGAAAGCGGTACCGTAGGGGTTTTCAGACCCAACGGCGAAGTTCGCTCCGGATTGATCGATGAGATAGCCGACCAGATCTCCGTAGACAATCTTATTTTCGAGACACCGCAAAAAGAACAGCAAGTTTGGTTTATCAAGAAATTTGGAAGTAACGTAAATCTCGGAAATGTACAGCCTACCGAAGTAATCCCTGTCGAAACCTTACGACTTGGTCTCAGAAGTGACACCTTGTTCGATTTCTATTCCTTCGACGATGGGGAAATGGACCAGCTTTATGCCGATAAAGACGAAGAAGAGTCCGAAGAGTAA
- a CDS encoding tetratricopeptide repeat protein encodes MKKLLVLTVILFLGSSTLQAQSEVAPPDGLPEAAAYSIFYENYKNENYESAIRYGRWIWEGMPQTIEGYSRFELEKNLNRLVTSYSELANEKEDPSLKSAYLDTTDMIFEKVFNELESSQYDEFSWHLDRGRFYQENSNFIDNAMGKAAAEYKKAFDQNPEEFTKLAEGYYVQVMIQQMSSEGMKDQALEYIDKAAPYAGDKLSNFFDSQRNQLFDSPEERITFLEGQMEQNPEDVEIISELRDMYEQQDMLDKAQELNEKLYELDPSYENTTALAEFAINNANTSNAVKYLKEGLQKAPNDEEKARTALKLSETYLNSGQLQEARRYARQASNLDSDWGRPYIQIAGIYAQTVNQCTSGRKMTREDRVVYWLVLDYLDKARRVDSQVSNTVQRQYQSYQPVIPTTEDKFFKGWEKGDSIAVDGSLNSCYSWVGESTTVR; translated from the coding sequence ATGAAAAAGCTACTAGTTTTAACTGTTATACTATTTCTAGGTAGTTCAACATTACAGGCCCAATCTGAAGTTGCGCCTCCTGACGGCTTGCCCGAAGCGGCAGCCTATTCCATCTTTTATGAGAATTACAAAAATGAAAACTACGAAAGTGCCATCCGTTATGGAAGATGGATCTGGGAAGGTATGCCTCAGACTATTGAAGGGTACTCTAGATTTGAACTGGAAAAGAATTTAAACCGACTGGTTACCTCTTATTCCGAGCTGGCAAATGAAAAAGAAGATCCTTCGCTAAAATCTGCGTATCTGGATACCACAGATATGATATTTGAGAAGGTATTCAATGAGTTGGAATCCAGCCAATACGATGAATTCAGCTGGCATCTGGACAGGGGACGCTTTTACCAGGAAAACTCCAACTTTATCGATAACGCCATGGGAAAGGCTGCCGCAGAGTATAAGAAGGCCTTTGACCAGAATCCTGAAGAATTCACAAAGCTTGCTGAAGGATACTATGTACAGGTTATGATTCAGCAGATGTCTTCAGAAGGAATGAAAGACCAGGCTCTTGAGTATATTGATAAAGCCGCTCCATATGCCGGGGACAAACTGAGCAATTTCTTCGACTCACAACGAAACCAGTTGTTCGACTCACCGGAAGAACGCATTACATTCCTTGAGGGACAAATGGAGCAAAACCCTGAGGATGTAGAGATTATATCCGAACTGCGCGATATGTACGAACAGCAGGATATGTTGGACAAGGCACAGGAGCTGAATGAAAAGCTGTATGAGCTTGATCCCAGCTACGAAAACACCACCGCACTTGCTGAATTTGCCATTAATAATGCAAATACAAGTAACGCAGTAAAATATCTGAAGGAAGGCTTGCAGAAAGCACCCAATGATGAGGAGAAAGCACGTACTGCGCTGAAATTGTCTGAAACCTATTTGAACAGCGGACAGCTGCAGGAAGCGAGAAGATATGCACGGCAGGCTTCAAACCTGGATTCTGACTGGGGACGACCCTATATACAGATTGCCGGCATCTATGCTCAGACTGTAAACCAGTGCACCAGCGGCCGCAAGATGACTCGGGAAGACAGGGTAGTTTACTGGCTGGTTCTCGATTATCTGGACAAAGCTCGACGTGTGGATTCACAGGTCTCCAACACCGTTCAGCGTCAGTATCAGTCCTATCAGCCGGTAATTCCAACGACCGAAGATAAATTTTTTAAGGGATGGGAAAAAGGAGATAGTATCGCAGTTGACGGCTCACTGAACAGCTGCTACAGCTGGGTAGGAGAGTCTACCACGGTACGATAA
- the dnaN gene encoding DNA polymerase III subunit beta: MRFNVSSSELVKALSAVSGAVPNKATLPILETILFKSEDGKIRLTATDLEISIIEYMDADIEEDGAVAIPARRLIETLRQLPDIPVAFEVDDKFNIKFRTDKGTYKLVGDDPDEFPEVPNLDEGTTLSTTKDIMLKAIDKTLFAVSNDDLRPAMMGVYFDIGPEESKFVATDGHRLVKYIKSDLTLDEEISFIVPEKALNLVQKALHSEECDMTVTDDHARFKSGNTIVITRLINEQYPNYESVIPRDNDKNLVINKEQMLATVKRVAIFSSSTTRQIRLQMHPDKLTIRAEDIDMSSEAKETIACEYGDEEMEIGFNAKYLADVLGNVDGDEVFFEFSTPNRAGIVKPSEEEEDEQMLMLVMPVMLNTYA; the protein is encoded by the coding sequence ATGAGATTTAATGTTTCGAGCAGTGAACTTGTAAAAGCACTCTCCGCCGTTTCAGGTGCCGTACCCAATAAGGCAACCCTTCCAATCCTGGAGACCATTTTGTTTAAAAGTGAAGACGGTAAGATCCGTCTGACTGCAACCGACCTGGAGATCTCCATCATTGAGTATATGGATGCCGATATTGAGGAAGATGGAGCAGTTGCTATTCCCGCCCGACGGTTGATCGAAACCCTTCGCCAGCTGCCGGATATCCCCGTAGCTTTTGAAGTGGATGATAAGTTCAATATCAAGTTCCGTACTGATAAGGGAACTTACAAGCTGGTCGGTGATGATCCCGATGAATTCCCGGAAGTGCCCAACCTGGATGAGGGTACTACCCTGAGTACGACTAAGGATATTATGCTGAAAGCCATCGATAAAACCCTCTTCGCGGTTTCCAACGATGATCTGCGTCCGGCCATGATGGGCGTCTATTTTGATATCGGTCCCGAGGAGAGCAAGTTTGTAGCTACTGACGGCCACCGCCTGGTGAAATACATAAAGTCTGACCTGACCCTTGATGAAGAGATCAGTTTTATTGTACCTGAAAAAGCACTGAACCTGGTTCAAAAGGCCCTGCATTCCGAGGAATGTGATATGACGGTAACCGACGATCATGCTCGGTTTAAGAGCGGCAACACCATTGTTATCACCCGCCTGATTAACGAGCAATACCCAAATTACGAGTCAGTTATACCCCGGGATAACGACAAAAATCTGGTTATCAACAAGGAGCAGATGCTGGCTACAGTGAAAAGGGTCGCTATCTTTTCAAGTTCCACTACACGTCAGATTCGCCTGCAGATGCATCCCGATAAGCTGACAATCCGCGCTGAGGATATCGATATGAGCAGCGAGGCCAAAGAGACGATTGCCTGTGAATATGGCGACGAAGAGATGGAAATTGGGTTTAACGCAAAATACCTGGCCGACGTACTGGGAAATGTAGACGGTGACGAAGTCTTTTTTGAATTCTCTACTCCGAATCGTGCCGGTATTGTAAAGCCATCAGAAGAGGAAGAAGA